One Malus sylvestris chromosome 14, drMalSylv7.2, whole genome shotgun sequence DNA segment encodes these proteins:
- the LOC126598348 gene encoding two-component response regulator ORR10-like, which yields MGMSATDSQFHVLAVDDSVIDRKLIERLLKTSSYQVTTVDSGSKALEFLGFYEDDQSSSDSPSVSPNNQQEVGVNLVITDYCMPGMTGYDLLKKIKESSSLRNIPVVIMSSENVPSRITRCLEEGAEEFFLKPVRLSDLSRLRPHLMKTKSSNQNQEKQEDESENSETQSQEQDHELEQQQPQTMPPNNNKRKAMEEGLSPDRTRPRYSGIATLV from the exons ATGGGGATGTCTGCCACAGATTCACAGTTTCACGTTCTAGCTGTTGATGACAGCGTCATCGATCGAAAGCTGATCGAGAGGCTCCTCAAGACCTCATCGTATCAAG TTACTACAGTTGATTCTGGTAGCAAGGCTCTTGAGTTTCTGGGGTTTTATGAGGATGACCAAAGCAGTTCAGATTCACCTTCTGTCTCCCCAAACAATCAACAG GAAGTGGGAGTGAATCTTGTAATTACAGACTACTGTATGCCTGGAATGACAGGATATGATTTGCTCAAGAAAATCAAG GAGTCTTCATCTCTGAGGAACATACCTGTTGTGATCATGTCATCTGAGAATGTGCCTTCAAGAATCACCAG ATGCTTGGAAGAAGGGGCTGAGGAGTTTTTCTTAAAGCCAGTGAGACTATCAGACTTGAGTAGGCTTAGACCCCATTTGATGAAAACCAAGTCCAGCaatcaaaaccaagaaaaacaagaagatgAATCTGAAAACTCAGAGACTCAATCACAGGAGCAGGATCATGAACTAGAACAGCAACAACCGCAAACGATGCCGCCCAACAATAACAAGAGGAAGGCAATGGAAGAGGGGCTTTCACCTGATAGAACTAGACCCAGATACAGTGGGATCGCCACTCTGGTTtga